A single window of Agromyces aureus DNA harbors:
- a CDS encoding FtsK/SpoIIIE domain-containing protein — MPTRLFAPPDGTRLPLTLPAVVPEPTPTGFPFLAALAPVVGAVVLWLVTHSVISLAFAVLGPVLAVATVLDGRRQVRRSVRRANEERIAAFARLRADVGVRHEEEAETAWLRHPSAGRLSTGVEPPEWRADGLAPVVLGAAAIESALRIEGVPADEFDREALDHARRLEGAPVVVDLAGGIGFVGPTPLVRAAARALLVQCAHLVRPDALAFDAPDAEPWAWVARLPHAGSAAMLVLRDLTLPSVLEPASGEAESRSAHAIVLAPAVERLPPGLAIVVRIDGPRTATLLQHGAVVGTALAPDLLGAEQADAWAVRAAATAERAGLGTRSSRLPQVVRLHDLAHPGAVDRRRSTLRAGVGLRAGGVLDLDLVADGPHAIVAGTTGSGKSEFLLAWILQMAAVHPPERVAFLLVDFKGGSAFEPILGLPHVAGLVTDLDESEAERAVQSLSAELRHRERALRDAGVRDIGDLPDDAPLGRLVVVIDEFQAMIQRFRDLGTVVADIAARGRSLGVHLVLASQRPNGVLGEQVTANAPIRVSLRVMSRADSVAVVGSDAAAAIPADRPGRGVVDRGDGVPVPFQCALVDAGSVDGVRARFAAAPPVRRPWLDPLPTRLTAADLEVARAAATAAAAPATAAAGVPVRPAGRVADDLSTVVFGLVDEPEQQRRSLAGWTPTADANLLVLGSPGSGRSTTLAAIEAGVRTRWGVGAVLRLGRGAPDDWQLLADLVASVRSGSSSQRLLVVDDLDTRFSSWPEEYRHAATAMLVELLTEGRRLGLAVAAGASIGHRLGGGMRELFGELVHLRHPSRAELAHAGGVGDLWQRDATPGSGQWRAHRLQVVDVPPLRATPAEKPPPAIVFDADIVAVVSSAAQRDLGLLLATGRTPIRLTPGGEREVLAELGREQLVVVGDADAWASSYALAARARDAATVVVRGGLREFRALAPASAGCTGPIALPPLLGGGECWVVRPGEAARRHRWATTENAAYHVAGH, encoded by the coding sequence ATGCCGACCCGACTGTTCGCCCCGCCAGACGGCACCCGACTGCCGCTGACCCTGCCGGCCGTCGTGCCCGAGCCGACGCCAACGGGATTCCCGTTCCTCGCGGCGCTGGCTCCGGTCGTGGGCGCCGTCGTCCTCTGGCTCGTCACGCACTCGGTGATCTCGCTCGCGTTCGCCGTGCTCGGCCCGGTGCTCGCGGTGGCGACGGTGCTGGACGGTCGGCGTCAGGTGCGCCGATCGGTGCGTCGGGCGAACGAGGAGCGCATCGCGGCGTTCGCACGGCTCCGCGCCGACGTCGGAGTGCGCCACGAGGAGGAGGCCGAGACGGCGTGGCTGCGGCATCCGTCGGCCGGGCGGCTGTCGACGGGCGTCGAGCCGCCGGAATGGCGTGCGGACGGACTCGCTCCGGTCGTGCTCGGCGCGGCCGCGATCGAGAGCGCACTCCGCATCGAGGGCGTGCCGGCCGACGAGTTCGATCGCGAGGCGCTCGATCACGCGAGGCGGCTCGAGGGCGCCCCGGTCGTCGTCGACCTCGCCGGCGGTATCGGGTTCGTCGGTCCGACCCCGCTCGTGCGCGCGGCAGCCAGAGCCCTGCTCGTGCAGTGCGCGCATCTCGTCCGGCCCGACGCCCTCGCCTTCGATGCTCCGGACGCCGAGCCGTGGGCGTGGGTCGCCCGGCTCCCGCATGCGGGTTCGGCCGCGATGCTCGTGCTCCGGGACCTGACGCTCCCATCGGTACTCGAACCTGCTTCCGGCGAGGCTGAATCGCGCTCGGCGCACGCGATCGTGCTCGCTCCTGCCGTCGAGCGTCTCCCGCCGGGACTCGCGATCGTGGTGCGCATCGACGGGCCGCGCACGGCGACGCTGCTGCAGCACGGCGCCGTCGTGGGAACGGCGCTCGCCCCCGACCTGCTCGGCGCCGAGCAGGCGGACGCCTGGGCTGTCCGAGCCGCAGCAACAGCCGAACGCGCCGGACTCGGCACGCGCTCGTCGCGCCTGCCCCAGGTCGTTCGGCTGCACGACCTCGCGCATCCCGGCGCGGTGGACCGGCGGCGTTCGACGCTCCGGGCCGGGGTCGGGCTGCGCGCCGGGGGAGTCCTCGACCTCGATCTCGTGGCCGATGGCCCGCACGCGATCGTCGCCGGGACGACCGGCAGTGGCAAGAGCGAGTTCCTCCTCGCCTGGATCCTGCAGATGGCGGCCGTGCACCCGCCCGAGCGCGTCGCGTTCCTCCTCGTCGACTTCAAGGGCGGCTCGGCGTTCGAGCCGATCCTCGGGCTGCCGCACGTCGCCGGCCTCGTGACCGACCTCGACGAGTCGGAGGCGGAGCGGGCGGTGCAGAGCCTCTCGGCCGAACTCCGGCATCGCGAACGTGCGCTCCGCGACGCGGGCGTGCGCGACATCGGGGATCTGCCCGACGACGCCCCGCTCGGTCGCCTGGTGGTCGTGATCGACGAGTTCCAGGCGATGATCCAGCGGTTCCGCGATCTCGGCACGGTCGTCGCCGATATCGCGGCGCGCGGGCGATCGCTCGGGGTGCATCTCGTGCTCGCGTCGCAGCGCCCGAACGGCGTGCTCGGCGAGCAGGTCACGGCGAACGCGCCGATCCGGGTGTCGTTGCGCGTGATGAGCCGTGCCGACAGCGTCGCCGTGGTCGGCAGCGATGCGGCGGCCGCCATCCCCGCCGATCGGCCAGGGCGAGGCGTGGTCGACCGCGGCGACGGGGTGCCGGTGCCGTTCCAGTGCGCGCTCGTCGACGCCGGGTCGGTCGATGGGGTGCGAGCGCGGTTCGCGGCGGCGCCGCCGGTGCGGCGGCCGTGGCTCGACCCGCTTCCGACTCGGCTCACCGCTGCCGACCTCGAGGTCGCGCGCGCCGCCGCGACCGCCGCCGCGGCTCCTGCCACGGCTGCCGCCGGCGTTCCGGTGCGGCCGGCCGGTCGGGTGGCCGACGACCTCTCGACCGTCGTCTTCGGCCTGGTCGACGAGCCCGAGCAGCAGCGTCGGAGCCTCGCCGGGTGGACGCCGACCGCCGATGCGAACCTGCTCGTGCTCGGTTCGCCGGGTTCCGGGCGGTCGACGACGCTCGCCGCGATCGAGGCCGGCGTCCGCACGCGGTGGGGCGTTGGTGCGGTGCTCCGACTCGGCCGGGGAGCGCCCGACGACTGGCAACTGCTCGCCGACCTCGTCGCGTCGGTGCGAAGCGGTTCGAGCTCGCAGCGGCTCCTCGTCGTCGACGACCTCGACACCCGCTTCTCGTCCTGGCCAGAGGAGTACCGGCATGCGGCGACGGCGATGCTCGTGGAACTGCTCACCGAGGGACGCCGCCTCGGCCTCGCCGTCGCCGCCGGGGCATCGATCGGACACCGGTTGGGCGGCGGCATGCGCGAGCTGTTCGGCGAACTCGTGCACCTGCGGCATCCGAGCAGGGCGGAGCTCGCGCACGCCGGCGGTGTCGGCGACCTCTGGCAGCGGGACGCGACCCCCGGATCCGGCCAATGGCGCGCGCATCGGCTGCAGGTCGTCGACGTGCCGCCGCTCCGGGCGACCCCCGCCGAGAAACCGCCGCCCGCGATCGTGTTCGACGCGGATATCGTCGCCGTGGTGTCGTCGGCCGCCCAGCGCGATCTCGGGCTGCTGCTGGCGACCGGGCGAACGCCGATCCGCCTGACACCGGGTGGCGAGCGGGAGGTGCTCGCCGAACTCGGACGCGAGCAGCTGGTCGTCGTGGGCGACGCCGACGCCTGGGCATCCTCGTATGCACTGGCGGCGCGTGCCCGCGACGCCGCGACCGTGGTCGTCCGCGGCGGGCTCCGCGAATTCCGGGCGCTCGCGCCGGCCTCGGCGGGGTGCACCGGGCCGATCGCACTGCCGCCGCTCCTCGGCGGCGGCGAATGCTGGGTCGTCCGGCCGGGCGAGGCGGCACGCCGCCACCGTTGGGCGACAACGGAAAACGCCGCATATCACGTCGCCGGGCACTGA
- a CDS encoding FHA domain-containing protein produces MSVPVGLEGEAAELRKGVAAGVAATQAESVADADAGAADDAGAADDVAVADPAAERPRFVLRFGTGEVRVVFGTGLIGRRPLPQPGESFDHLVTIDDPGRSVSKTHLEYGAHDGTLWIADRFSANGTVVRRADDVIRCEPGRRYLVASGTVVELGQQSFTVA; encoded by the coding sequence GTGAGCGTTCCGGTCGGCCTGGAGGGCGAGGCGGCGGAGCTCCGGAAGGGTGTCGCGGCGGGTGTCGCGGCGACGCAGGCCGAGTCCGTCGCCGACGCCGACGCCGGGGCTGCCGATGACGCCGGGGCCGCCGATGACGTCGCGGTCGCCGACCCCGCCGCCGAGCGCCCTCGGTTCGTGCTGCGATTCGGCACGGGCGAGGTCCGGGTGGTCTTCGGCACGGGGCTCATCGGCCGCCGGCCGCTGCCCCAGCCGGGCGAATCGTTCGACCACCTCGTGACCATCGACGATCCCGGCCGGTCGGTGTCCAAGACCCACCTCGAGTACGGCGCTCACGACGGCACGCTCTGGATCGCCGATCGGTTCTCGGCGAACGGCACGGTCGTGCGCCGCGCCGACGACGTGATCCGGTGCGAGCCGGGGCGTCGGTATCTCGTCGCCTCCGGCACGGTCGTGGAGCTCGGGCAGCAGTCCTTCACCGTCGCCTGA
- a CDS encoding transglutaminase-like domain-containing protein, producing MNARLRGSPGAGRRTGTGIGSPDGVGRSAWSTTVSIALLVLLLVAALIPWWPVYESTEFLVAAAVAMIAGMGVGLVGARRAWPSWKVLLALVFAFLLLGVPAAVPSRAYAGVLPTPQGMLDLIAATALSWKQLVTIAVPVGSYQALLVPPFLLTLLASAAAVTIAFRTRHPVVAVLPPAALMTAGILLGVVHGGFALAAGLWFLVAIVGWLVHVAIMDRHALGGRSAVERAFGDARRLLGASAILVVASMGASAATFLMPAQARTVVRSEVQQPFEPRAHESPLSSFRAAFDPTDADDAMLQVQGLPPGAGLAIATLDTYNGIVYSVGGADGTSVSGSFTRLPYRLDQSGVEGEPVRISVAVAAYDDVWVPGIGQLERIDFGGPRAETLADGFVYNDTTGTGAVASGLQRGDTYTAWSVAMLDPSQLGEMQPGTSVVPAAPELPAELDDLLDTWAPASDAPGRRLAAVIQGFHSTGYVSHGTISDSVASRSGHALDRLAQLAADQPMVGDGEQYAVAAALMARRIGFPARVVVGYTASTDALEDASDVAADAPTTGRPAADAASPTVLRRDDLQAWIEVQRADGAWIALDPNPVPSEIPEREPDQPEIVSRPESALPPPPERTQVDENGSPSDRSDDRPQDDLGRWLGVLTTVATIAGLSVLVLALIASPFLAVIVAKIRRRRVRRQAESPVDRIEGGWQEFADTAADYGYPIRSNSTRAEQAATVGGLAPLVLASVVDRAVFAPGGPQDGDDERVWRSVDELQRRLAAPRTRRERWLAAISLTSLGGYAVSRRGSRS from the coding sequence GTGAACGCACGACTGCGGGGGAGCCCCGGCGCCGGAAGGAGGACCGGCACCGGCATCGGGTCGCCGGACGGCGTCGGCCGCTCGGCCTGGTCGACGACCGTCTCGATCGCGCTGCTCGTCCTGCTGCTCGTCGCGGCGCTCATCCCGTGGTGGCCGGTCTACGAGAGCACGGAGTTCCTCGTCGCTGCTGCCGTGGCCATGATCGCGGGCATGGGCGTCGGACTCGTCGGCGCACGGAGGGCCTGGCCGTCGTGGAAGGTGCTCCTCGCGCTGGTGTTCGCCTTCCTGCTGCTGGGGGTGCCCGCGGCCGTGCCGTCGCGGGCCTATGCCGGCGTCCTGCCGACACCTCAGGGCATGCTCGACCTGATCGCCGCGACGGCCCTGTCATGGAAGCAGCTCGTCACGATCGCCGTTCCGGTCGGCTCGTACCAGGCGCTGCTCGTGCCGCCGTTCCTGCTCACGCTCCTCGCCTCGGCGGCCGCGGTCACGATCGCCTTCCGCACGCGGCATCCGGTCGTGGCGGTCCTCCCGCCGGCCGCGCTGATGACCGCCGGGATCCTGCTCGGCGTCGTGCACGGGGGGTTCGCGCTCGCGGCGGGACTCTGGTTCCTCGTCGCGATCGTCGGCTGGCTCGTGCACGTCGCGATCATGGACCGGCATGCGCTCGGCGGGCGCTCGGCGGTCGAGCGGGCCTTCGGCGACGCCCGGCGCCTGCTCGGGGCATCCGCGATCCTCGTCGTCGCGTCGATGGGTGCGAGCGCCGCGACCTTCCTGATGCCGGCGCAGGCCCGCACCGTCGTGCGCTCCGAGGTGCAGCAGCCGTTCGAGCCGCGGGCGCACGAGAGCCCCCTGTCCTCGTTCCGGGCCGCGTTCGACCCGACGGATGCCGACGATGCGATGCTCCAGGTGCAGGGACTGCCGCCGGGTGCCGGGCTCGCGATCGCCACGCTCGACACCTACAACGGCATCGTGTACTCGGTGGGCGGCGCCGATGGCACCTCCGTTTCCGGCAGCTTCACCCGGCTCCCGTACCGGCTCGACCAGTCGGGCGTGGAGGGCGAGCCAGTGCGCATCTCGGTCGCGGTCGCCGCCTACGACGACGTGTGGGTCCCGGGAATCGGACAGTTGGAGCGCATCGACTTCGGCGGGCCGAGGGCCGAGACCCTCGCCGACGGATTCGTGTACAACGACACCACCGGCACGGGGGCCGTCGCCTCCGGCCTCCAGCGGGGCGACACCTACACCGCATGGTCGGTCGCCATGCTCGACCCGTCGCAGCTCGGCGAGATGCAGCCCGGAACCAGCGTGGTCCCGGCTGCTCCCGAACTGCCGGCCGAGCTCGACGACCTCCTCGACACGTGGGCTCCGGCCTCGGACGCCCCCGGCCGGCGCCTCGCCGCCGTCATCCAGGGCTTCCACAGCACCGGGTACGTGAGCCACGGCACGATCTCCGACTCCGTGGCGAGCCGTTCCGGGCATGCGCTCGACCGGCTCGCGCAGCTCGCGGCCGACCAGCCGATGGTCGGCGACGGGGAGCAGTACGCGGTCGCGGCCGCGCTCATGGCGCGGAGGATCGGCTTCCCCGCGCGCGTCGTCGTCGGGTACACGGCGTCGACCGATGCTTTGGAGGATGCATCGGATGTCGCGGCCGACGCGCCGACGACCGGGCGCCCCGCGGCGGACGCGGCGTCCCCCACGGTGCTCCGCCGCGACGACCTGCAGGCCTGGATCGAGGTGCAGCGCGCCGACGGCGCCTGGATCGCGCTCGACCCGAACCCGGTGCCGAGCGAGATCCCCGAGCGGGAGCCCGACCAGCCCGAGATCGTGTCGAGGCCCGAGTCGGCGCTGCCGCCGCCGCCCGAGCGCACGCAGGTCGACGAGAACGGCTCGCCGAGCGACCGCTCCGACGACCGGCCGCAGGACGATCTCGGTCGCTGGCTCGGCGTGCTCACGACGGTCGCGACGATCGCCGGGCTCAGCGTGCTCGTGCTCGCCCTCATCGCGAGCCCGTTCCTCGCCGTGATCGTGGCGAAGATCCGTCGTCGGCGCGTGCGCCGTCAAGCCGAGTCGCCCGTCGATCGCATCGAGGGCGGGTGGCAGGAGTTCGCCGACACGGCGGCCGACTACGGGTATCCGATCCGGTCGAACTCGACGAGGGCCGAGCAGGCGGCGACGGTCGGCGGGCTCGCGCCGCTCGTGCTCGCGTCGGTCGTGGACCGCGCGGTCTTCGCACCGGGCGGGCCCCAGGACGGCGACGACGAGCGCGTGTGGCGTTCGGTCGACGAACTGCAGCGACGGCTCGCGGCCCCGCGCACGCGACGGGAGCGATGGCTCGCGGCGATCTCGCTGACGTCGCTCGGCGGGTACGCTGTCAGCCGGAGAGGGAGTCGGTCATGA
- a CDS encoding DUF58 domain-containing protein, translating to MSLAETRTSMPEDARREGVLAAVIAHLVRGTGRALGLLDEWRRAVGSVVTARGWAVILGAVAAFAVGSAFGWRESLVLGWGLALVACAASVWLLGRGASTIGLSLPTPRVVVGEPAQARLVAENPGHRRWGGVKLEVPVGRQVMEWVLPGLARGAAFDRSFRVPTDRRGVVSVGPARTVRADPLGLMRREIVWSEVAELHVHPRTVAIAALSSGFIRDLEGSPTRDLTASDIAFHALREYLPGDDRRFIHWKSSAKTGTFMVRQFEETRRSRLLVVLDLDPSAYIDDAEFELAVSAAASVGARAIRDARTVSFVVSGARPAHGQVAAAGSGVRYATAARGTSTRGPLGRVRELPTVTRDRLLDSLCLIERDEHAAMISDVAPAAAEALPGVSLAFLVTGTARGTAPLRAAASRLPMGVDAIGVQCSPEGDASARTVAGLTVFGIGYLEDLRAMLARTASVA from the coding sequence GTGAGCCTCGCCGAGACCCGCACCTCGATGCCGGAGGACGCCCGTCGGGAGGGCGTGCTCGCGGCGGTGATCGCGCACCTCGTGCGCGGGACGGGTCGGGCGCTCGGACTCCTCGACGAATGGCGGCGCGCGGTCGGCTCCGTCGTGACGGCGCGCGGCTGGGCCGTGATCCTCGGCGCGGTCGCCGCGTTCGCGGTGGGGTCGGCGTTCGGATGGCGCGAGTCCCTCGTGCTCGGGTGGGGGCTCGCACTCGTCGCGTGCGCGGCATCCGTCTGGCTCCTCGGTCGCGGTGCATCGACGATCGGGCTGTCGCTGCCCACGCCGCGCGTCGTCGTCGGCGAACCCGCGCAGGCGCGACTCGTCGCCGAGAACCCAGGCCATCGCAGGTGGGGCGGCGTCAAGCTCGAGGTGCCCGTCGGCCGCCAAGTCATGGAGTGGGTCCTGCCGGGGCTCGCGCGGGGCGCCGCGTTCGACCGTTCCTTCCGGGTGCCGACCGATCGTCGCGGGGTCGTGTCGGTCGGCCCGGCGCGCACCGTCCGCGCCGACCCGCTCGGACTCATGCGTCGCGAGATCGTCTGGTCGGAGGTCGCCGAGCTCCACGTGCATCCGCGTACCGTGGCGATCGCCGCCCTCAGCTCGGGCTTCATCCGCGACCTCGAGGGATCGCCGACACGCGACCTGACCGCGAGCGACATCGCCTTCCACGCGCTCCGGGAGTATCTGCCGGGAGACGATCGTCGCTTCATCCACTGGAAGAGCAGCGCGAAGACCGGCACGTTCATGGTCCGGCAGTTCGAGGAGACCCGCCGTAGCCGACTGCTGGTGGTACTCGATCTCGACCCGTCGGCCTACATCGACGACGCCGAGTTCGAGCTCGCGGTCAGCGCCGCCGCATCGGTCGGGGCGAGGGCGATCCGGGATGCTCGCACGGTGTCGTTCGTGGTGTCGGGCGCTCGCCCGGCGCACGGGCAGGTGGCGGCGGCCGGCTCCGGCGTTCGATACGCCACCGCTGCCAGGGGCACGTCGACGCGTGGCCCGCTCGGCCGCGTGCGCGAACTCCCGACGGTCACGCGCGACCGGCTGCTCGATTCGCTGTGCCTGATCGAGCGCGACGAGCATGCGGCGATGATCTCGGATGTCGCGCCCGCCGCGGCCGAGGCCCTGCCCGGCGTCTCGCTCGCCTTCCTCGTGACCGGCACGGCCCGCGGTACCGCGCCGCTGCGGGCCGCCGCATCGCGCCTGCCGATGGGCGTGGACGCGATCGGCGTGCAGTGCTCGCCCGAGGGCGACGCGTCGGCGCGCACGGTCGCCGGGCTCACCGTCTTCGGCATCGGCTACCTCGAGGACCTTCGGGCCATGCTCGCCAGAACGGCGTCGGTCGCGTGA
- a CDS encoding AAA family ATPase: MTMTPDEASSFAANLDRLVGAVETVLLGKNRVVRLAFTAFLSEGHLLLDDVPGTGKTSLARAMAQSVHGTSNRVQFTPDLLPGDITGVTVYDQRSGAFEFHPGPVFANIVLADEINRASPKTQSALLEVMEEGQVTVDGRTHPVGHPFMVIATQNPVEQAGTYRLPEAQLDRFLMRTSIGYPDHASTIRILEGADQRAHGVEVEPQLDASEIVQMAAAARTVHVDPTIHDYVSRLVDATRTTREVRLGVSVRGALALIRAAKTHAAGRGRHYVVPDDVKALAEPVLAHRLILDAEAEFDGVTASNLIAQVLIETPPPSSRQAV; encoded by the coding sequence ATGACGATGACCCCCGACGAGGCCTCGAGCTTCGCCGCGAACCTCGACCGCCTGGTCGGGGCCGTCGAGACCGTGCTGCTCGGCAAGAACCGGGTCGTGCGTCTCGCCTTCACGGCCTTCCTCAGCGAGGGCCATCTGCTGCTCGACGACGTGCCGGGAACCGGCAAGACCTCCCTCGCCAGGGCGATGGCGCAATCGGTGCACGGCACCAGCAACCGCGTCCAGTTCACGCCCGACCTCCTGCCGGGCGACATCACGGGCGTCACCGTGTACGACCAGCGCAGCGGGGCGTTCGAGTTCCATCCGGGACCGGTCTTCGCCAACATCGTGCTCGCCGACGAGATCAACCGGGCGAGCCCGAAGACGCAGTCGGCCCTGCTCGAGGTCATGGAGGAGGGCCAGGTCACCGTCGACGGGCGGACCCACCCGGTGGGGCATCCGTTCATGGTGATCGCCACGCAGAACCCGGTGGAGCAGGCGGGCACCTACCGGCTGCCGGAGGCGCAGCTCGATCGGTTCCTCATGCGCACCTCGATCGGCTACCCCGACCACGCGTCGACCATCCGGATCCTCGAGGGCGCCGACCAGCGGGCTCACGGGGTGGAGGTCGAGCCGCAGCTCGACGCGTCCGAGATCGTGCAGATGGCGGCCGCGGCGCGCACGGTGCACGTCGATCCGACGATCCACGACTACGTGTCACGGCTGGTCGATGCGACCAGGACCACGCGCGAGGTGCGGCTCGGCGTGAGCGTGCGCGGCGCGCTGGCCCTCATCCGCGCGGCCAAGACGCATGCGGCCGGCCGAGGGCGGCACTACGTGGTGCCCGACGACGTCAAGGCGCTCGCCGAGCCCGTGCTCGCGCACCGCCTGATCCTCGACGCCGAGGCGGAGTTCGACGGCGTGACTGCGTCGAACCTGATCGCCCAGGTGCTGATCGAGACGCCGCCGCCATCCTCGAGGCAGGCCGTGTGA